In the Heliangelus exortis chromosome W unlocalized genomic scaffold, bHelExo1.hap1 SUPER_W_unloc_1, whole genome shotgun sequence genome, one interval contains:
- the LOC139790516 gene encoding olfactory receptor 14J1-like — MSNSSSITNFLLLAFAERRELQLLHFWLFLGIYLAALLGNGLIITTIACDHHLHTPMYFFLLNLSLLDLGSISTTLPKAMANSLWDNTDISYKGCVAQLFFFAFFISAEFYLLTIMSYDRYVAICKPLHYGTLLGSRACVHMAAAAWGSGFLTALLHTANTFSLPLCQGNALDQFFCEIPQILKLSCSHSYFRELGLLVVTSCLIFGCFLFIVVSYVEIFRAVLRIPSEQGRHKAFSTCLPHLAVVSLFVSTAIFAYLKPPSISSHSLDLVLSFLYSVVPPAVNPLIYSMRNQELKASLRKWLGFFSRHRLPRVLFK, encoded by the coding sequence atgtccaacagcagctccatcacaaatttcctcctcctggcatttgcagagaggcgggagctgcagctcttgcacttctggctcttcctgggcatctacctggctgccctcctgggcaacggcctcatcatcaccaccatcgcctgtgaccaccacctccacacccccatgtacttcttcctcctcaacctctccctcctcgacctgggatccatctccaccactctgcccaaagccatggccaatTCCCTCTGGGACAACACGGACATCTCCTACAAGGGATGTGTTGCACAGctcttcttctttgcttttttcatttcagcagagTTTTATCTCCTGACCATCATGTCCTACGACCGCTACgtggccatctgcaaacccctgcactacgggaccctcctgggcagcagagcttgtgtccacatggcagcagctgcctggggctctgggtttctcactgctctgctgcacacagccaatacattttccctgcccctctgccagggcaatgccctggaccagttcttctgtgaaatcccccagatcctcaagctctcctgctcacactcctaCTTCAGGGAACTTGGGCTTCTTGTGGTCACTTCCTGTTTAATATttggctgttttcttttcatcGTGGTGTCCTatgtggagatcttcagggctgtgctgaggatcccctctgagcagggaaggcacaaagccttttccacgtgcctccctcacctggccGTGGTCTCCCTGTTTGTCAGCACAGCCATCTTTGCCTACCTGAAgcctccctccatctcctcccatTCCCTGGACCTTGTGCTGTCATTTCTGTACTCggtggttcctccagcagtgaaccccctcatctacagcatgaggaacCAGGAGCTCAAGGCTTCTCTGAGGAAATGGTTAGGATTTTTCAGCAGACATAGGCTGCCTCGTGTCCTCTTCAAATGA